In Bradyrhizobium sp. 195, the sequence GTGGTGATCGATCCCGTCCGCACCCGCACGGCGCGCCTCGCCGACTGGCACATTCCGATCCGTCCCGGCACCGACGCTGCGCTCGCGCTGGCAATGATCCACGTCATCATTAAGGAGAACTTGGTCGATCGCGATTACGTCGACAAGCACACCGTCGGATATGACGAGCTGGCCGAGCGCGCGTCGACCTACACACCCGAATTTGCCTCCGAGGAAACCGGCATTCCCGTCGACGATATCGTCAGGCTGGCGCGGGAATATGCCGCGACACCACCGGCCGTCATACGCATCGGCGTCGCGGTCGAGCGGCATGCCGGCGGGGGCCAGACCGTGCGCGCGATCGCCTGTCTTCCCGGCCTGATCGGCGCGTGGAAGCATGTCGGCGGCGGCCTGCTCCAGCTTCCGATCTGGGCATTCCCCGTCAGGTGGGACGTGCTGATGCGTCCCGATCTCCAGCCCGAAAAAATGCGCGTGCTCAATTCCTGGCGTCTCGGCGCGGCGCTGACGGGCGAGCTCGACTTCGATCCGCCGATCAAGGCGCTGTTCGTCTACAACGCCAATCCGATGGCGATGGTGACCGAACAGGGCAAGCTCGAAAAGGGCCTGGAACGCGAGGATCTCTTCACGGTCGTCAGCGAACACTTCCTGACCGACACCGCCAGATATGCCGACATCGTTCTGCCTGCGACCACGCAGCTCGAGCAGAAGGACATCCTGTTCTCGTGGGGACACCTTTACCTCTCCTACAACAACCAGGCGATCGAGCCGCTCGGCGAAGCCGTTCCGAACACCGAGCTGTTCCGCCGCCTCGCGCGCGCGATGGGCATCACGGACCCAACCTTCTTCCGGTCCGACGAGGAGATCATCGCCGCATCGCTCGACTGGAGCAGCCCGGTGCTCGATGGCATCTCGCTCGAGGACGTCAAGGCCAAGGGCTATGTGCGCCTCAACATGCCCGCGCCCGCGGACTGGGCACCGCACCGCGAGGGCAACTTTCCGACCGCCTCCGGCAAGTGCGAGTTCAAGTCGACGATCGCCGGTGGAGGCAACTTCGTGGTGCCGCTGTTCCGCCAGGGCTACAATGGCGACCAGGACGGCACGCCGGTCGATCCCCTGCCTCACTACATCCGGCCGAACGAGAACCCGCGCTCGGCGCCCGCGCTGGCGACCCACTATCCGCTCAGCCTGATTTCACCGAAGAGCCATGCCTTCCTGAATTCGAACTACGGCAACCTGCCGGCGCAAACCGCGCAGGCCGGCGAGGAACAGGCGGTGCTCCTCAACCCTGACGATGCGGCACAACGCGGCATCATCGCAGGCGCGCCCATCCGCGTGTTCAACGATCGCGGCTCGTTCGAGGCATTCGCGACCGTTTCCCCCGACATCATGCCGGGCGTCGTGGTGGCGCCGTCCGGATACTGGCAACGATCCAACCGCAAGGGAGCGACCGTCCACGCGCTGACGCCCCCGGCCTTCGCCGACCTCGGTCGCGCCCCGACCTTCTCGGACATTCTCGTCCAGGTCAGCGGCATCCAGGTCGGTGCCGTCCAGATCGGTGCCGTCCAAGCCCGCGGAGCCTGACGATGACTTACGTGGTCACCGACAATTGCCGCGGCTGCCGATACACGGAATGCGTCACCGTCTGCCCGGTGGAGTGTTTCCACGTCGATGACGCCATGACCTATATCGACCCGGAAAACTGCATCGATTGCGGTGGCTGCGCGCCGGCCTGCCCGGTCGGCGCGATCGAGCCCGACTATCGCCTGGCTGCGGACAAGAAATTCTGGATCGACGTCAATCGCAAACGCGCGGCTGAAACTCCCGTCGTCAGCGCGCGCCTGGCGCCTCTGCCGGGCGCCGACGAGCGTAGGCTGGCGCTGGGCCGATGACGGAACGAGCCTCAGAGGTCGATGCGGGCAAGTTCCGCGTCGCTGTCGTCGGCAGCGGACCGAGCGGCTTCTACGCCGCCGAAGCGCTGCTGCGCTCCCACGCATCTGTGACCGTCGACATGTTCGAGCGGCTGCCGGTGCCCTACGGGCTGGTGCGGTTCGGCGTCGCTCCCGACCATCCAAAGCTCAAGCAGGTCACGACCGCCTTCGACAGGATCGCGAGAACGCCTGGTTTTCGTTTCGTCGGCGGCGTCACGATTGGAGACGACGTCACGGTCGACGAGCTCCGCGAGGCTTATGACGCCGTCGTGCTCGCGACCGGCGCCGAACTGAGCCGGCCTCTGGACGTTCCCGGCGAGGCGCTGCCAGGGAGCCACAGCGCCGGCGATTTCGTCGCGTGGTACAACGGCCATCCCGACTTCGCCGATCTCGAATTCGATCTCGAGCACGAGGCGGCGGTGATCATCGGCCACGGCAACGTCGCTCTCGACGTCGCACGTATTCTCGCCAAGTCCGCCGATGAGCTACGCCAGACCGACATCGCGCGCCATGCGCTCGAAGTTCTGGCGGAGAGCCGGATTCGCCAGGTCGTCATCGTCGGCCGCGGCGGGCCGGCGCAGGCGAAATTCACGGCTAAAGAATTGCGTGATTTCCTCGAATTGAGCGCGTGCGACACGCTGGTCGACGACCGCGGGATCGGTCCGGACGAATTCGAGCCGCAGATTTCCGGAGATCCGGAGCTCGCCGAAAAACTGTCGCTGCTGCGCGCGTTTTCGCGGCAGGCCGCGACCAGGCCAAGGCGTTGTCTCTTCCGTTTTGGTCTCTCGCCCGTCGCAATCAAGGGACGCGGCCGGGTCGAGACGGTCGCGCTCAGGAATCGGTCGGGCGTCATCGAGGAGATCGCGTGCGGCCTCTCGTTCGGCAGCGTTGGCCGCAGGACCACGCCCATCGCCGGCGTTCCCTATGACGCACAGCGCGGCGTCCATGCGAACATCGATGGGCGCGTTGCGACGGGGCATTCCGTGGTCGAAGGACTCTATGTCTGCGGGTGGAGCAAGCGCGGGCCGAGCGGAACGATCGGCACCAATCGCGGCTGCGGGATGGCCACGGCGGAGGCCGTCCTGGCCGACTTTGCCCATCGGCGGACGCGTTCGGATGCGTCCGACGCACTGCTTGCACGGATCGGCAGCCGCGTGGCACGCGTCGTGAGCTATCCTGATTGGATGGCGATCGATATGGCCGAGAAACGCAGGGGAGCCCCGCTCGGCAAGCCACGGGAGAAGTTCGTCACGGTTCCCGACATGATCGCGGCGATGGGCGCCTGACCCGACGGGGCCAGAATGCCGCGACGACGCTTCGCGTCTACTCCTGATCGACGAGATCGTCCTCGAGGATCGCCATCTGGAACTGGAACGAGCGATCGTCGTCCTCGTCATCGACGAACAGCACGCCGATGAACTCCTCGCCGATATAGACCTCGGCGGAATCGTCCTTCTTCGGCCGCGGCACGACGCGGATCTTGGGATTGCCGAATACGCGCTTCAGATATGCGTCGAGCTTTCTGACTTCTTTGACGTCCACGGCAAGTCTCCGATCGAAAAATGGTCGGCGGGTTTTAGGACGAGACGCGACGAACCGCCAGCATCAATTGCCAAAGAATTTGGGGATCAAAAGGGCCGGAAATCCGGCCCCTTTTCAACGTCAAGGCCGGGTCTCAAAGCCCCATCGCGTTGATCATCTGATCCATGGTGCGCGACGGCTCGGCGCAGCCGGCCTCGCCGACGATCTTGGCGGGCACGCCTGCGACCGTGACGTTGTGCGGCACGGGCTTGACCACGACCGAGCCGGCAGCGATGCGCGCGCAATGGCCGATCTCGATGTTGCCGAGGATCTTCGCGCCGGCGCCGATCAGGACGCCATGGCGGATCTTCGGATGACGGTCCTCGTTCTCCTTGCCGGTGCCGCCGAGCGTGACGCCGTGCAGGATCGAGACATCGTCCTCGATGATGGCGGTCTCACCGCAGACGAAGCCGGTAGCGTGGTCGAGGAAGATGCCGCGCCCGATGCGCGCGGCGGGATTGATGTCGGTCTGGAACACCGCAGAGGCGCGGCTCTGGAGATAATACGCAAAATCCTTGCGGCCCCTCAGATAGAGCCAGTGCGCGAGGCGATGGGTCTGGATCGCGTGAAAGCCCTTGAAGTAGAGCAAGGGATCGATGAAGCGCGAGGTCGCGGGATCGCGGTCGTAGACCGCAACGAGATCGGCACGAAAGGCATTCCCGAGATCGGGATCGTCGCGCAACGCCTCGCCATAGGTCTGGCGCACGAGGTCGCCCGACAGGGCCGAGTGATCGAGCCGTTCGGCGACGCGGTGGACCACCGAGTCCTCCAGGCGGCCGTGATGCAGCACCGCCGAATAGATGAAGGTCGCAAGCTCCGGCTCGCGACGCACGATGTCCTCCGCTTCGCCCCGGATCCGGTCCCATATCGGATCGAGCGATGCGAGCTTTCCTCCCGGATTGACCTGATGCACTGCCATGGATTTGCTCTCTGGGATTTGCTCTTTCGAATGGACCCGCTTTACCGGCTCTATAGCATAGTCTAGGCGACAAAGTCCCGACGGGCTTGCCTGAGAGTGAACAGCACCTTGCCCCGCGAAGGCATGCCAAGATGTTGAAACACAACAGTTTCTTCTGAGGCCCCCAAGCGGCAGGTCGGCTCAAAGTGGTCAGAGTTTTGCCAAATTCAAGCCGGGCGGCGTCAAACTATTGGTGAATTCTCTGCCGACCGTTATTGCGGGCATGGTCGCATGCGAGGACGGGAGCAGATTTGAGCATCACCACCGATCAATTGCGCGGGCGCGCCGCGGATACGCTTTGGCTGCGTCTGGCGGCGGTGGCCCTGCCCCTTCTGATGATCGCGCCGGCGTTCTGGAACGGCTATCCCCTGTTGCAGTGGGATACCGGCGGCTATCTGGCGCGCTGGTACGAGGGCTATCTCGTCCCCAGCCGCTCCACGGTGTTCGGTCTCTATCTGCACTATGGCGAGAGTTTTGGTTTCTGGATCAACCTCGCGGTCCAGTCGCTGGCGACGCTGTGGCTGTTGCAGCTCACCCTTCGCGTGCTCTCGATGATGCAGACCTTCCGCTTCGTCGCGATCTGCCTTGGCCTGATCCTGTCGACCGCGCTGCCCTGGCTTGCCAGCATGCTGCTCACCGACATCTTCGCGGGGCTCTCGATCCTGTCGCTGTTCCTGCTTGTCGTCGGCGGGCAACGGACCTCGACGCTCGAAAAGACCTCGCTGTTCGTCTT encodes:
- a CDS encoding molybdopterin-containing oxidoreductase family protein, whose translation is MARTTVIGACPHDCPDTCSILTTVEDGKAIAVRGNPDHPFTRGRLCVKVNNYEERVYSDKRVLHPLKRVGPKGAGQFQPISWDEALETIASRWTSTIAEHGAQAILPYSYLGTQGIINGLNVGDPLFNKLGATVLERTFCDSASCTAYMMTIGHTPGVDPESFVHSKYIILWACNTLSTNSHHWPFIEQAKKAGAKLVVIDPVRTRTARLADWHIPIRPGTDAALALAMIHVIIKENLVDRDYVDKHTVGYDELAERASTYTPEFASEETGIPVDDIVRLAREYAATPPAVIRIGVAVERHAGGGQTVRAIACLPGLIGAWKHVGGGLLQLPIWAFPVRWDVLMRPDLQPEKMRVLNSWRLGAALTGELDFDPPIKALFVYNANPMAMVTEQGKLEKGLEREDLFTVVSEHFLTDTARYADIVLPATTQLEQKDILFSWGHLYLSYNNQAIEPLGEAVPNTELFRRLARAMGITDPTFFRSDEEIIAASLDWSSPVLDGISLEDVKAKGYVRLNMPAPADWAPHREGNFPTASGKCEFKSTIAGGGNFVVPLFRQGYNGDQDGTPVDPLPHYIRPNENPRSAPALATHYPLSLISPKSHAFLNSNYGNLPAQTAQAGEEQAVLLNPDDAAQRGIIAGAPIRVFNDRGSFEAFATVSPDIMPGVVVAPSGYWQRSNRKGATVHALTPPAFADLGRAPTFSDILVQVSGIQVGAVQIGAVQARGA
- a CDS encoding ferredoxin family protein, whose amino-acid sequence is MTYVVTDNCRGCRYTECVTVCPVECFHVDDAMTYIDPENCIDCGGCAPACPVGAIEPDYRLAADKKFWIDVNRKRAAETPVVSARLAPLPGADERRLALGR
- a CDS encoding FAD-dependent oxidoreductase, which produces MTERASEVDAGKFRVAVVGSGPSGFYAAEALLRSHASVTVDMFERLPVPYGLVRFGVAPDHPKLKQVTTAFDRIARTPGFRFVGGVTIGDDVTVDELREAYDAVVLATGAELSRPLDVPGEALPGSHSAGDFVAWYNGHPDFADLEFDLEHEAAVIIGHGNVALDVARILAKSADELRQTDIARHALEVLAESRIRQVVIVGRGGPAQAKFTAKELRDFLELSACDTLVDDRGIGPDEFEPQISGDPELAEKLSLLRAFSRQAATRPRRCLFRFGLSPVAIKGRGRVETVALRNRSGVIEEIACGLSFGSVGRRTTPIAGVPYDAQRGVHANIDGRVATGHSVVEGLYVCGWSKRGPSGTIGTNRGCGMATAEAVLADFAHRRTRSDASDALLARIGSRVARVVSYPDWMAIDMAEKRRGAPLGKPREKFVTVPDMIAAMGA
- a CDS encoding DUF3126 family protein, whose amino-acid sequence is MDVKEVRKLDAYLKRVFGNPKIRVVPRPKKDDSAEVYIGEEFIGVLFVDDEDDDRSFQFQMAILEDDLVDQE
- the cysE gene encoding serine O-acetyltransferase, encoding MAVHQVNPGGKLASLDPIWDRIRGEAEDIVRREPELATFIYSAVLHHGRLEDSVVHRVAERLDHSALSGDLVRQTYGEALRDDPDLGNAFRADLVAVYDRDPATSRFIDPLLYFKGFHAIQTHRLAHWLYLRGRKDFAYYLQSRASAVFQTDINPAARIGRGIFLDHATGFVCGETAIIEDDVSILHGVTLGGTGKENEDRHPKIRHGVLIGAGAKILGNIEIGHCARIAAGSVVVKPVPHNVTVAGVPAKIVGEAGCAEPSRTMDQMINAMGL